In one window of Chitinophagales bacterium DNA:
- a CDS encoding 3'-5' exonuclease, whose amino-acid sequence MLNELLVIDIETVPQVPAFADLSSNWQELWQEKVAKTMPEDVLPEESYRKRAGILAEFGKIICISTAVFSYNDMKINGLRVKSVSGDDERAVLEGFVEICNKMYGRNRNFQFAGHNIREFDIPYICRRMIINGMLLPEYLQLNDRKPWEVRMMDTLSWWKFGDYKHYTSLHLMANVLGIPTSKTDMDGSMVQDVYYKERDLQRIVDYCQRDVIVTANVILRFQQLPALRDADVVIV is encoded by the coding sequence ATGCTAAACGAATTATTGGTCATTGATATTGAAACAGTACCACAAGTTCCTGCCTTTGCCGATCTCTCGAGCAATTGGCAGGAACTATGGCAGGAAAAGGTCGCGAAAACCATGCCAGAGGATGTGCTGCCGGAAGAATCTTACCGGAAAAGAGCGGGTATTTTGGCAGAATTTGGCAAAATTATTTGCATTTCCACAGCCGTATTCAGTTATAACGATATGAAAATTAATGGCTTACGGGTGAAGTCCGTTTCCGGCGATGATGAGCGGGCCGTTTTGGAAGGTTTTGTGGAGATCTGTAATAAGATGTACGGCCGCAACCGCAATTTTCAGTTTGCCGGGCACAATATTCGTGAGTTTGATATTCCCTATATCTGCCGAAGAATGATCATCAATGGCATGCTGCTGCCGGAATATTTACAACTGAACGACCGCAAACCCTGGGAAGTGCGCATGATGGATACTTTGAGCTGGTGGAAATTCGGCGATTATAAACATTATACATCTCTGCACCTGATGGCCAATGTGCTGGGTATTCCTACTTCCAAAACAGATATGGATGGTAGCATGGTGCAGGATGTGTATTATAAAGAGCGCGACTTGCAGCGGATTGTGGACTATTGCCAGCGCGATGTAATCGTTACGGCCAATGTGATTTTGCGTTTTCAGCAATTGCCTGCTTTGCGAGATGCAGATGTAGTGATCGTTTAA
- a CDS encoding DUF3883 domain-containing protein, translating to MLKELSKYENLGTPGFHEQLIKIIVANQSNILSKSTLLDLFHNKRIDNRVIFDGCIPLLEAIGILTIDEFSRVSINHNFKDYVKSKTLLYDKLVEFILLSLKDDLIFHSIFCSNFISYDIIYHSLQIDNSAFPLRYSSFKQLLIDFRIIEGHPVKELKKFIINNRYKKIFDKAVLPEIKRRKIGVEELKRTLEQSQIHGEEAERFVLDFELKRLNNKKNIDWVAEYSVADGYDIASYENEFSIEHDRFIEVKSYEKEPYFFWSRNEIEIARIKRDCYYLYLVDRTKIKQINYSPIIIKDPYNFVYKNNHEWDQRIEKIRFSKKNFINQ from the coding sequence ATGCTAAAAGAACTCAGTAAATATGAAAATCTTGGCACACCTGGATTTCACGAGCAACTTATAAAAATTATTGTTGCTAATCAAAGTAATATTTTATCAAAATCTACCTTATTAGATTTATTTCATAATAAAAGAATAGATAACAGAGTCATTTTTGATGGCTGTATTCCACTTTTAGAAGCCATAGGGATTCTAACAATTGATGAATTTAGCAGAGTTTCTATTAATCATAATTTTAAAGACTATGTAAAAAGTAAAACACTTTTATATGACAAGTTGGTAGAATTTATTCTGCTTTCTTTAAAGGATGACTTAATTTTTCACTCTATATTCTGCTCTAATTTTATTTCGTATGATATAATTTATCACTCTCTTCAAATTGACAATTCAGCCTTTCCATTAAGATATTCATCTTTTAAACAGCTATTAATTGATTTCAGGATAATTGAGGGGCACCCTGTGAAAGAGTTGAAAAAGTTTATTATTAATAATAGATATAAAAAAATATTTGACAAGGCAGTCTTACCTGAAATTAAGCGAAGAAAAATTGGTGTTGAGGAATTAAAAAGAACATTAGAGCAAAGCCAAATTCATGGCGAAGAAGCTGAAAGATTTGTATTAGACTTTGAATTAAAAAGGCTTAATAATAAAAAGAATATTGACTGGGTTGCAGAATATTCAGTTGCAGATGGTTATGATATTGCTTCTTACGAGAATGAATTTTCAATTGAGCATGATCGGTTTATTGAAGTAAAATCATACGAAAAAGAACCTTACTTTTTTTGGTCAAGAAACGAAATTGAAATAGCCCGTATTAAAAGAGATTGCTATTATCTATATCTTGTTGATCGTACAAAAATTAAACAAATCAATTATTCCCCAATTATAATTAAAGACCCATACAACTTCGTTTACAAGAATAATCATGAGTGGGATCAACGGATAGAAAAAATTAGATTCTCAAAAAAGAATTTTATAAATCAGTAA
- a CDS encoding phosphoribosylformylglycinamidine cyclo-ligase, whose product MCRGNCTFAATQIFPVSDSLYAQRGVSAQKEEVHAAIKKLDKGLYAHAFCKMYPDYLGGNPDWVNISHADGAGTKSILAYLWWKETGDASVWKGIAQDAVAMNLDDLLCVGVCDNLLFSSTIDRNKALIPGEVLEAVINGTQEFFDQLKNFGVNIHYLGGETADVGDVVRTIAVNGTMTARWPKNKLITNDLIAPGQVIVGFASDGQAAYETAYNSGLGSNGLTSARHDVLSKHYAEKYPETFEASLNKEVVYIGKNKMTDTMSINGQEIAIGKLLLSPTRTYAPLMKRLLDEQFDAIKGVIHCSGGGQTKCMKYLPQPMQVIKDNLFTPPPVFELIRENSGANNKELYQVFNMGHRLEIFTDEASAQQMIATAATLGIEAKIVGRTVAADTASLVLQSGTETVEFHY is encoded by the coding sequence ATGTGCAGGGGGAATTGTACATTTGCCGCAACTCAAATTTTCCCGGTGTCAGACTCATTATACGCACAAAGAGGTGTTTCTGCTCAGAAAGAAGAAGTACATGCAGCTATCAAGAAGCTGGACAAAGGTTTGTATGCCCATGCATTCTGTAAAATGTATCCCGATTATTTGGGTGGCAACCCCGATTGGGTGAATATCAGCCATGCAGATGGAGCAGGTACCAAGAGTATTCTGGCTTATTTGTGGTGGAAAGAAACCGGAGATGCATCCGTTTGGAAGGGCATTGCACAGGATGCAGTGGCCATGAACTTAGATGACCTGCTCTGTGTAGGTGTGTGTGATAATTTGTTGTTCTCCTCAACCATTGATCGTAACAAAGCCCTGATACCAGGTGAAGTGCTTGAAGCTGTCATCAACGGCACGCAGGAATTCTTTGATCAACTGAAAAACTTTGGTGTCAATATTCATTACCTCGGTGGTGAAACAGCCGATGTAGGTGATGTGGTGCGCACCATTGCGGTGAATGGTACCATGACGGCACGCTGGCCAAAAAATAAACTCATCACCAACGACCTGATAGCACCCGGACAAGTGATTGTGGGTTTTGCGAGTGATGGTCAGGCTGCATATGAAACAGCCTACAACAGCGGATTGGGCAGTAATGGCTTAACCAGCGCCAGACATGATGTTTTGTCGAAGCACTACGCAGAAAAATATCCTGAGACATTCGAGGCAAGTCTGAATAAGGAGGTAGTCTATATTGGTAAAAACAAGATGACGGATACCATGTCCATCAATGGACAGGAAATCGCCATCGGTAAATTGTTGTTATCGCCCACAAGAACCTATGCACCGCTGATGAAGCGATTGCTCGATGAGCAATTTGATGCAATTAAGGGGGTAATACATTGCAGTGGGGGCGGACAAACCAAGTGTATGAAATACCTGCCTCAGCCCATGCAGGTAATCAAAGACAATTTGTTTACACCGCCGCCTGTGTTTGAACTGATTCGCGAAAACTCAGGCGCCAATAACAAAGAATTGTATCAGGTCTTCAATATGGGCCACCGTTTGGAAATCTTTACCGATGAAGCATCCGCACAACAAATGATTGCCACGGCTGCAACATTGGGTATTGAAGCAAAGATTGTGGGCCGTACGGTAGCTGCCGATACCGCTTCGCTGGTATTGCAATCGGGTACAGAAACAGTGGAGTTTCATTATTAA
- a CDS encoding HAMP domain-containing histidine kinase yields MRALLNWRNLIIAIAILVVGSTVLYSRYLAKQIATEERKYVEAWVEAERTILNGADSTSLSLATKIATDNTEIPIIETNEKDEPTGLFMNIDTSGITDLNALLREKLKRFRRFAPKPIVLVVKETPYAANKYYYGPSTLLTQVQWYPYVQLSIAALFLIIAITTQRIRFKSNQNQLWAGMAKETAHQLGTPVSSLEGWLELLKDIPAAQNIAAEMDKDVRRLQLISDRFGKIGSTPQLEPTTLLPQLENMLTYMRKRAGSKVRMELQHHLHADTQLQLSPLLFDWVLENLLKNALDAMDGSGQILIQVEEQATQYCIDVQDSGKGIEAGAINKVFQPGFTTKKRGWGLGLTLSKRIIEQYHGGKLAVYRSEPGKGTTFRIVLPK; encoded by the coding sequence ATGAGGGCTTTACTCAACTGGCGTAACCTGATCATTGCCATTGCCATACTGGTGGTGGGCAGCACCGTGCTATACAGTCGCTACCTCGCCAAACAGATTGCCACTGAAGAACGCAAATACGTAGAAGCCTGGGTAGAAGCCGAACGCACCATCCTCAACGGAGCCGACAGCACTTCCCTCTCCCTCGCCACCAAGATTGCCACAGACAATACCGAGATACCCATCATCGAAACCAATGAAAAAGATGAACCTACCGGCTTATTCATGAATATTGATACCAGTGGTATTACTGACCTCAACGCCTTACTGCGTGAGAAACTCAAACGCTTTCGTCGCTTTGCCCCCAAGCCGATAGTATTGGTGGTGAAAGAAACACCTTATGCAGCCAATAAATATTATTATGGTCCCAGTACTTTATTAACGCAGGTACAATGGTACCCTTATGTGCAATTGAGTATTGCTGCTTTATTCCTCATCATTGCCATTACCACACAACGCATTCGTTTCAAGAGTAACCAAAACCAACTATGGGCGGGTATGGCCAAAGAAACCGCGCATCAATTGGGTACACCGGTAAGTAGTTTAGAAGGTTGGCTGGAATTATTGAAAGACATTCCTGCAGCGCAGAATATTGCCGCTGAGATGGACAAAGATGTGCGCCGATTACAACTCATCTCGGATCGCTTTGGTAAAATTGGCAGCACACCACAATTAGAACCCACCACTTTGTTACCGCAGTTGGAAAATATGCTTACCTATATGCGCAAACGTGCAGGCAGTAAAGTGCGCATGGAATTACAACATCATTTGCATGCAGATACGCAATTACAATTATCTCCGCTCCTCTTCGATTGGGTACTGGAAAATTTATTGAAGAATGCACTAGACGCCATGGATGGTAGCGGACAAATTTTGATTCAAGTAGAAGAACAAGCCACCCAATATTGTATAGACGTACAAGATAGCGGTAAAGGCATTGAAGCCGGTGCGATCAATAAGGTTTTTCAACCCGGGTTTACAACGAAAAAAAGAGGTTGGGGATTGGGACTCACACTGAGCAAACGCATCATTGAGCAATACCACGGGGGTAAATTAGCTGTGTACCGCAGCGAACCGGGTAAGGGCACCACCTTTCGGATTGTGTTGCCTAAGTAA
- a CDS encoding ATP-binding cassette domain-containing protein, giving the protein MPETVISLKNVNIYQGESLILQDVNFTVERGEFVYLVGKTGTGKSSLLKTLYGELTLREGEGSVVGFNLRDITWKNVPFLRRNLGVVFQDFQLLTDRNVQDNLKFVLKATGWKDERLMEEKIHDVLEKVGLKSKGFKMPFEMSGGEQQRVDIARALLNSPKLLLADEPTGNLDPETSDEIMQLLVQIAKDYGTAIIMATHDFIVINRYPSRMLKTERGRVVDSTWVPNPQQ; this is encoded by the coding sequence ATGCCAGAAACTGTGATTTCTCTCAAGAACGTGAATATTTATCAGGGTGAAAGCCTGATACTGCAAGACGTAAACTTTACCGTAGAGCGTGGTGAATTTGTGTACCTCGTGGGTAAAACAGGTACGGGTAAAAGCAGTCTGCTGAAAACCTTGTATGGCGAACTCACTTTGAGAGAGGGCGAGGGCTCTGTGGTTGGTTTTAACCTGCGCGATATCACCTGGAAAAATGTGCCCTTTTTGCGCAGAAACCTGGGCGTGGTGTTTCAGGATTTTCAATTACTGACTGATCGTAATGTACAGGATAACCTCAAGTTTGTATTAAAAGCCACAGGCTGGAAAGACGAACGTTTGATGGAAGAAAAAATCCACGATGTACTGGAGAAAGTTGGCCTCAAAAGCAAGGGCTTTAAAATGCCATTTGAAATGAGTGGTGGCGAGCAGCAGCGTGTAGATATTGCGCGTGCTTTGCTGAACTCCCCCAAACTCTTACTGGCAGATGAACCAACGGGTAACCTCGATCCTGAGACCAGTGATGAGATCATGCAATTGTTGGTGCAGATTGCCAAAGACTATGGTACAGCCATTATCATGGCAACACACGATTTCATCGTGATCAATCGCTATCCTTCCAGAATGTTGAAGACAGAACGTGGCAGAGTAGTGGACAGTACCTGGGTGCCTAATCCGCAGCAATAA
- a CDS encoding DNA cytosine methyltransferase, producing MKELTVIDFFCGAGGFSEGFRQQGFKILMGIDNWEPAIKTFNHNFKLECKSKSVLDFENSIDEIEALPDTDVIIGSPPCVTFSTSNKSGKADKSLGVRLTEVFLRIVAVKKHKPNSTLKAWFMENVTNSVNYLNDYYTFKDLNLSNWARKHNISPSKIAIILKDNQPEINSSNYGSPQSRIRVISGEIVKHGKLVIPPNTHQPAEAKGNLQKYITLRDIRNSLPSPNSKKSDSLTTDPLYPSIRIKISELSDHFYDTGLYECEWKQSMFLKTNHPYMGRMSFPENENKPSRTITATKIGSSREAIVYLSEYKRKGNGEYRTPTIRESATLMGFPITYQFVGSETAKCRLVGNAVCPSVSKAFAKLVRKELGLNTIKKDLVQTTPDLTGVNNLNTFSPKVFEKPPKRNKGSRFRRHPFKDGNLTITLSNYDITKNERKGSKWITSIQYGNGEGFPVHNYPNGFYKKLEPIIAAYKNGKKFLHTINNGFSEKIGNKWELQEMYENQKSNGKLLEPSKLIEEVARIINNLKIDNEEYIQKESNVFKEKHVVPLKQLYALYAINKISSNT from the coding sequence ATGAAGGAACTTACTGTCATTGATTTTTTTTGCGGAGCTGGTGGATTCTCTGAAGGATTTCGACAACAAGGATTTAAAATTCTTATGGGTATCGACAACTGGGAACCTGCTATTAAAACATTCAATCACAATTTCAAATTAGAATGTAAATCAAAGAGTGTTCTCGATTTTGAGAATTCAATTGATGAAATAGAAGCTTTACCAGATACCGATGTAATTATTGGAAGCCCTCCATGTGTTACTTTTTCAACATCAAATAAGTCAGGAAAAGCAGATAAATCTTTAGGGGTCAGACTAACAGAAGTCTTTCTTAGAATAGTTGCTGTAAAAAAACATAAACCAAATTCAACACTAAAAGCCTGGTTTATGGAGAATGTAACAAACTCAGTTAATTATCTAAATGATTATTATACATTCAAAGATCTGAATTTAAGCAATTGGGCAAGAAAACATAATATAAGCCCTAGTAAAATAGCCATTATTTTAAAGGATAATCAACCTGAGATAAATTCCTCAAATTATGGTTCTCCTCAGTCAAGAATAAGAGTAATTAGCGGCGAAATAGTAAAACATGGGAAATTAGTAATTCCCCCAAATACACATCAACCAGCAGAAGCAAAGGGGAATCTTCAGAAATATATTACTCTACGTGATATCAGAAATTCACTTCCATCACCAAACTCTAAAAAATCTGACAGTCTTACTACTGATCCTCTTTATCCATCAATTCGAATTAAAATAAGCGAACTTTCAGATCACTTTTACGACACAGGTCTTTATGAATGCGAATGGAAACAGTCAATGTTTTTAAAGACAAACCATCCCTACATGGGTAGAATGTCTTTCCCAGAAAATGAAAATAAGCCAAGCAGAACAATTACCGCTACAAAGATTGGATCATCCAGAGAAGCCATTGTTTATCTTTCTGAATATAAAAGGAAAGGAAATGGAGAATATAGAACACCAACTATACGTGAGTCTGCAACACTTATGGGATTTCCAATAACATATCAATTCGTTGGTAGTGAGACAGCAAAATGCAGATTAGTGGGTAATGCAGTATGCCCTTCAGTTAGTAAAGCTTTCGCGAAGCTAGTACGCAAAGAGTTAGGGCTAAATACAATCAAAAAAGATTTAGTGCAAACTACTCCAGATTTAACTGGAGTAAATAATCTTAATACATTTTCGCCTAAAGTTTTTGAGAAACCTCCAAAGCGTAACAAAGGCTCAAGATTCAGAAGACACCCTTTTAAAGATGGCAACTTGACAATAACTCTTTCAAACTATGACATAACTAAAAATGAAAGAAAAGGCTCAAAATGGATTACATCAATTCAATACGGCAATGGAGAAGGATTTCCAGTACACAACTATCCAAATGGCTTTTACAAAAAATTAGAACCAATTATAGCAGCTTATAAAAATGGTAAAAAATTCTTACACACCATTAATAATGGTTTCTCCGAAAAAATTGGAAATAAATGGGAACTACAAGAGATGTACGAAAACCAAAAATCTAATGGCAAACTATTGGAGCCTAGTAAACTAATAGAAGAAGTCGCTAGAATAATTAATAATCTAAAAATTGATAATGAGGAATATATTCAGAAAGAATCAAATGTTTTTAAAGAAAAACATGTAGTGCCTTTAAAACAGTTGTATGCGCTTTATGCAATAAATAAAATCTCTTCAAACACCTAA
- a CDS encoding DEAD/DEAH box helicase, with protein sequence MREITIHIDNESSFLILHDCASELLINPRLKTTLKRLGYKIELDNILIPFNEKSKIATLIEIQHLLFKFGFGKNLTEDTVNDIRSFEREERLFEVFSNKARAIRNNQFESNPELIKDFQKFKDITQNSLKRKLYPLQLLSAFHMAFSQNACNFAVPGAGKTSIVYAAYSFLKQLPKTDPRHVNRLIIIGPLSSFAPWENEYASCFGENPNSLRLSGDDSISREKKEEHLYSGSPAELTLIFHGGVKSLQKEIVDFLKTHNTMLVVDEAHRIKNPEGVWGKSAIEIAKEAKSRIILTGTPVPNGYEDLYNLFQFVYPFKFKSILGFHYSNLIDMSKNNVENSPRVQQLIENISPFFIRIKKKDLKLPPKEEITIQIEMNRYQREIYDFIECEYINSFTQNPNGSIKDILNRAKLIRLRQASTNPSLLAKPLKDALLNNPELDEVDPNSKFTEYTDEFIDDSEIFRRICNYENLEIPQKFIEVKKILDETILPKNEKVIIWTIFITNAKDLQAFLLKNNIIAPLLIGETVQQEREILISKFNDPSNNDFQVVIANPFAVSESISLHKGCHNAIYLERDYNCSNFLQSKDRIHRVGLSENQLTKYYYIVCSNSIDQVIDERLHFKIERMEAIIDEEIPLFSRINDDDETDIIKALILDYAKRTQ encoded by the coding sequence ATGCGTGAAATAACAATCCATATTGATAATGAAAGTTCATTTTTAATATTACACGACTGCGCTAGTGAGTTACTTATAAATCCAAGATTAAAAACAACTCTAAAGCGATTAGGCTATAAAATTGAACTCGACAACATTCTTATTCCTTTCAATGAAAAAAGCAAAATAGCAACACTTATAGAAATACAACATCTTCTATTCAAATTTGGATTTGGAAAAAATTTAACTGAAGACACAGTTAATGATATCCGAAGTTTTGAAAGAGAAGAAAGACTTTTTGAAGTCTTCTCAAATAAAGCAAGAGCAATAAGAAACAATCAATTCGAATCAAATCCTGAGCTCATTAAAGACTTTCAAAAATTCAAAGACATTACTCAAAATAGCCTTAAAAGGAAATTATATCCTTTACAGTTGCTTTCAGCATTTCATATGGCTTTTTCACAAAACGCATGCAACTTCGCTGTACCAGGGGCAGGTAAAACTTCAATCGTTTATGCAGCCTATTCTTTCCTTAAACAATTACCCAAAACAGACCCTCGCCATGTTAATAGACTAATTATAATAGGCCCACTTTCATCATTTGCACCATGGGAGAATGAGTATGCTAGTTGCTTTGGAGAAAATCCGAATAGCCTAAGACTTTCAGGAGATGATTCCATATCCAGAGAAAAGAAAGAAGAGCACTTATATTCAGGAAGTCCAGCAGAACTCACACTAATCTTCCATGGAGGAGTTAAGAGCTTACAAAAGGAAATTGTTGATTTTTTAAAGACTCACAATACTATGTTAGTAGTTGATGAGGCTCACAGGATTAAAAATCCTGAAGGTGTTTGGGGAAAAAGCGCTATCGAAATTGCAAAAGAAGCCAAATCCAGAATTATTTTAACAGGGACGCCTGTACCCAACGGATATGAAGATTTATATAATCTATTTCAATTCGTATATCCATTTAAATTCAAATCAATTCTAGGATTTCACTACTCTAATCTAATAGATATGAGTAAAAACAATGTTGAAAATAGTCCGCGTGTTCAACAATTAATTGAAAACATATCACCATTTTTTATACGAATAAAGAAAAAAGATTTAAAGCTTCCCCCTAAAGAAGAAATAACAATCCAAATAGAAATGAATCGTTATCAAAGAGAAATATACGACTTCATAGAATGCGAATACATCAATTCCTTTACACAAAATCCAAACGGATCAATTAAGGATATATTAAATAGAGCTAAATTAATTCGACTAAGGCAGGCTTCAACAAATCCTTCACTACTTGCCAAACCATTGAAAGATGCTTTACTCAATAATCCAGAATTAGATGAAGTTGATCCGAATAGTAAGTTTACAGAATACACAGATGAGTTTATAGATGACTCTGAAATATTTAGACGAATTTGTAATTACGAAAATCTTGAAATACCACAGAAGTTTATTGAGGTAAAAAAAATACTTGATGAAACTATTCTACCTAAAAATGAAAAGGTGATTATCTGGACGATCTTTATAACAAATGCAAAAGATTTACAAGCCTTTTTACTTAAGAATAATATTATTGCACCTTTGTTAATCGGCGAAACAGTACAGCAAGAAAGAGAAATATTAATATCCAAATTCAATGACCCATCTAATAATGACTTTCAAGTAGTCATTGCAAATCCATTTGCTGTATCTGAATCTATATCACTCCACAAAGGTTGCCATAATGCAATTTATTTAGAAAGAGATTACAACTGCTCCAATTTCTTACAATCGAAAGATCGAATACATCGTGTTGGTCTTTCTGAAAACCAGCTTACCAAATACTACTATATAGTTTGCAGCAATTCAATTGATCAGGTAATTGACGAACGCTTGCATTTTAAAATAGAGCGAATGGAAGCCATTATTGATGAAGAGATTCCTTTATTCTCTAGAATAAATGATGATGACGAAACTGATATAATAAAAGCCTTGATACTCGATTATGCTAAAAGAACTCAGTAA
- a CDS encoding bifunctional riboflavin kinase/FAD synthetase, with protein MQVHRSLSQLPAFRNAVLTIGTFDGVHLGHQKIIQQLVQSAREVNGESVLISFDPHPRKIISSVPGDIRLLTLLEEKIRVLEPTGIDHLVVVPFDHHFANQTATQYIHEFIYQHFHPHTIIIGYDHRFGKGRTGDYQLLEAEGVKLGFKVQEIPEHMLQESGISSTRIRNAITEHRIADANALLGYDYFFCGTVVEGNQLGRTIGFPTANLHIKSEDKLIPGNGVYAVTVEIDAEPAILKGMMNIGYRPTVDGKRRMVEVNIFDFDRDIYGKTLRVMVHHYLRGEQKFNGLEGLKAQLAADREQAITLLA; from the coding sequence ATGCAAGTACACCGTTCGCTGAGTCAGTTACCGGCTTTCCGCAATGCCGTGCTCACCATTGGCACTTTCGATGGCGTGCATCTGGGCCATCAAAAAATTATTCAGCAACTGGTGCAATCGGCCAGAGAAGTGAATGGCGAATCGGTGCTCATCAGTTTCGACCCCCATCCACGCAAGATCATTTCTTCTGTACCCGGCGATATTCGACTGCTCACTTTACTGGAAGAAAAGATTCGTGTACTGGAACCAACCGGCATCGATCATTTGGTGGTAGTGCCTTTCGATCATCATTTTGCCAACCAAACAGCTACGCAGTATATCCACGAGTTTATCTATCAGCATTTCCATCCGCATACCATCATCATTGGTTACGACCATCGCTTTGGCAAGGGCCGTACCGGCGATTATCAATTGCTGGAAGCGGAAGGCGTGAAGCTGGGTTTCAAAGTGCAGGAAATTCCGGAGCACATGCTGCAGGAATCCGGCATCAGTTCTACACGCATTCGCAATGCGATTACAGAACACCGCATTGCAGATGCGAATGCATTATTGGGGTATGATTATTTCTTTTGTGGTACTGTGGTGGAAGGCAACCAGCTCGGCAGAACCATTGGTTTTCCTACAGCCAACCTGCATATTAAAAGTGAAGACAAACTCATTCCCGGTAATGGTGTGTATGCAGTAACCGTAGAGATTGATGCAGAGCCAGCTATCCTCAAAGGCATGATGAATATCGGCTACCGCCCTACTGTGGATGGTAAGCGCCGCATGGTGGAAGTGAACATCTTTGATTTTGACCGCGATATCTATGGCAAGACCTTACGCGTTATGGTGCATCATTATCTGCGTGGCGAACAAAAGTTTAACGGACTGGAAGGATTGAAAGCACAATTGGCTGCTGATCGGGAACAGGCGATTACACTACTCGCTTAA
- the holA gene encoding DNA polymerase III subunit delta has translation MSAEKILSEWKKGQFKPIYWLEGDEPYFIDMLVDHAEHKILSESEAGFNLTIFYGRDADWAAVVNACRRYPMFAERSVVLLKEAQHMRDIDKLEPYIENPLSSTVFVVSYKEKKVDARTKFAKLLKQNAEVFTTKKIYDSQLPEWASNMVQQHGLTINQKALQLLVDHIGNDLSRIQNEIEKLAVNLGSRKNITEDDIETYIGVSKEFNVFELQDAMVRRDLAKAIRIIQYFEANPKAAPIQMMLPALYNFFSKVYMIFGVQGDEKTLATAIGVNPYFIKDYIAAAKNYAYEGVERILLLLHEYNLRSVGVNNAGAEDSSLMKEMVVKMMR, from the coding sequence ATGTCCGCCGAAAAAATATTGAGCGAATGGAAAAAAGGCCAGTTCAAACCCATCTACTGGTTGGAAGGGGATGAGCCTTATTTCATTGATATGCTGGTGGATCATGCAGAGCACAAAATTCTCAGCGAAAGTGAAGCCGGGTTTAACCTCACTATTTTTTATGGTCGCGATGCAGACTGGGCTGCGGTGGTGAATGCTTGCAGAAGATATCCCATGTTTGCAGAAAGATCGGTGGTATTGCTGAAAGAAGCCCAGCACATGCGCGATATTGATAAGCTGGAGCCTTATATCGAAAATCCATTGAGTTCAACCGTCTTTGTGGTATCGTACAAAGAGAAAAAAGTAGATGCGCGTACCAAGTTTGCCAAGCTACTGAAGCAGAACGCGGAAGTATTCACCACCAAAAAGATTTACGATAGTCAGTTACCGGAGTGGGCATCCAATATGGTGCAGCAACATGGCTTAACCATTAATCAGAAAGCACTGCAATTATTGGTGGATCATATTGGGAATGATTTGAGCCGCATACAGAATGAGATTGAAAAACTAGCAGTAAATCTCGGCAGCAGAAAGAATATTACGGAAGACGATATTGAAACCTATATCGGCGTCAGCAAAGAATTCAATGTATTTGAACTGCAAGACGCCATGGTGCGCAGAGATCTGGCCAAAGCCATCCGCATCATTCAATACTTTGAAGCCAATCCCAAAGCAGCACCTATTCAAATGATGTTGCCTGCACTCTATAATTTCTTCAGCAAAGTGTACATGATTTTTGGCGTACAGGGTGATGAGAAAACTTTGGCTACTGCTATTGGTGTAAATCCTTATTTCATCAAGGACTATATCGCGGCAGCAAAAAATTATGCTTACGAAGGTGTGGAACGCATTCTTTTGCTATTGCATGAATACAATTTGCGCAGCGTTGGTGTCAACAATGCCGGTGCAGAAGACAGCAGCCTGATGAAAGAAATGGTGGTAAAAATGATGCGTTAA